Genomic window (Dictyoglomus thermophilum H-6-12):
CTTTGAGTTGGCAGTACCAGGTAGATAAACAATTTTTCTAATATGATTATTTTCATCTACCGTATTAAATTCAATGAGCTTGTTCTGACTAAAGTCAGAAGTACTATCATTTGAGCTTGAGTAGGAAGGAAAAGTTATAGTATAAGCTTGTCTTAAATCATTAGAAAGTTGTTGAATGAAAATACTCATATCATCGAGAATTTCATTATATATTTGTTGGGAACGGGATATTTGAAAAGAATAGAGAAGGGCACCAAATATTAAAGAGAAAATGATCATAAATATAACAATAACTATTAAAGTCTCTACAAGGGTAAAACCTTTATCTTTTTTAATTTTCATCTTAATCTCCCCAAGTCATTATTTGATTTGCTACCTCATAAGAGTATTCTTTACCACCATAAACCCAAAAGACTCTTACAAGAACATCATAAAATTGGACATGTTCTGGATCACTAGTATATCTTTTTCTTGCTATAATTCTTGTAAGAATCCTAAAACCTTCGTAGTTCATAGTACTTTTCATTAAACTGGCATCGTTAGTATAGTGAGGATCATAGTCAGGAGAATTTGGATTAGTTTTTTTAACATCATTTGTATAAATTTTAGGTATATAAGTTCCTTTTGCCTTGAAAAGATTTTTTGATATATTTTTAGAATATTTAACCAAAGGAATTAAATTAGTAGTTTTATCTTTTCCATTATCGAGGTTGGCATCAGAAGCTCCAAAGGGAACAAATCCTTGTAGGACAGAATAGAAAGATTGAGGCTTATCATTATAAGTTTGATAAGGAAGAGAAGGATTAACATTTATGACTAATGGATCGCCGTTTATATCTACAAGCCCAGGATAATAATGATAGGAATCATTACCTAATGTATAACTAGTACCATATGTGGATCCATATTTGGCATCTATAATAGATCCTTTTCCAGGATTATTTTGATAATTAACATTTCTTGATCTTATATATTCAACAGTAAAAAAGGCTATATTTTTTGCCATCTCTGAAAGCTCTGTTTTTTTTATTTTTTCTCCAGAAGAGATAAAAACAGGAAGAGAAAAACTCATAATAATAAGCAAAATAGTCATGCTTACCAGAAGTTCTACCAAAGAAAACCCTTTCAATTTTTTAATTAAAGTCACACCCATCACCCTAATGTTGTATCTATTTTCCTTTGGTACTGATTACTTTTTACTTTTTATAAATTATACCAAAAATTTATAATTTTTATTCAATTGTTTAAATAAATAAAGAAAGTTGATTTATTATGCTTTTAACTTTACATAATATATATTATCGGAAGTAAATTTGAAAGTCTGAAAAATCTATTTTAAATTCATCCAAAACCCCTTTACAAAAAAAACATACTGTGGTATTATTACTGACTAAAATGAATCCTATAAATCAACGGCGATGAAGAGGAGTAGTACGTAATTTCCCATATTTACAGAGAGCCAGCCAAGAGGTGAGAGCTGGCAATATGGGGTTACGGAACTCGCCTCAGAGCTGAGATCCTGAATTAGGAAGTAGGGATCTCCGTATACCTGCGTTAAAGGTTAGAGTTGCCTTAAATCTATTTGGACTTAAGGCAAGGAAGGTGGTACCGTGGGAAGCTTCTCACCCTTTATGGTTGAGAAGCTTTTATTTTAAGAAGGGAGGTTTAAAAAATGTTGATGACTGTTGCGGAAGCAATCATAAAGTACATGCAAGAAGAAGAAGGAATAGAGGTCATATTTGGATATCCAGGAGGAGCCGTTATAGGATTTTATGATGCTCTTTACAATTCTTCTCTAAAACATGTCTTAGTAAGACATGAGCAAGGAGCAGCCCATGCTGCAGATGGTTATGCAAGATCTACAGGAAAAGTTGGAGTCTGTGTTGCTACATCTGGTCCTGGCGCTACAAACCTTACTACTGGCATAGCCACAGCCTACATGGACTCGGTGCCAATTGTAGCCATAACAGGGCAAGTTAAAACTTCAGCCATAGGAAAGGATTCTTTTCAAGAAGTAGATACGAGAGGAATAACCATGCCTATTACAAAACACAATTATCTCATTACTGACCCTCATGAGGCTCTAAGAATTGTAAAAGAAGCCTTTTACATTGCTAAAACAGGCAGAAAAGGCCCTGTTCTTATAGACATACCATCTGACATTTTTCTATCCAAAATAGAATATTCTGTTCCATCCAAAGTTGAACTCTTAGGCTATAAACCTAATTATGAACCCCATCCTCTACAAATAAAGAGAGCTGCCCAACTTATTAAAGAATCCGAAAAACCAATCATCCTTGCTGGAGGAGGAGTTATAGCTTCGGAAGCTTCTCAAGAACTAATAAAATTTGCAGAAAGGATAAATGCTCCTGTGGTTACAACTCTAATGGGGAAAGGAGCAATTCCAGAAACTCATGAGTTATCTTGTGGTTTTATAGGAATGCATGGAGCAGCTTATGCAAACTATGCCATAAACGACAGTGATCTTATTATTGCAATAGGAGTGAGATTTTCTGATAGATCTACAGGAAAAGTAGAAACTTTTGCTCCCAATGCAAAAATAATACATATAGACATTGATCCTGCCGAGATAGGTAAAAATGTTCAGCCCTATGTTCCTATTGTAGCTGATGCAAAGAGAGCTCTAGAAAAACTAATAGAAGTAGTAGAAC
Coding sequences:
- a CDS encoding PulJ/GspJ family protein, yielding MKIKKDKGFTLVETLIVIVIFMIIFSLIFGALLYSFQISRSQQIYNEILDDMSIFIQQLSNDLRQAYTITFPSYSSSNDSTSDFSQNKLIEFNTVDENNHIRKIVYLPGTANSKGMRAILYSLNLSNDNGATFQQIINSQPLTEKVFRNVIIRRPFWDPRVVEVEIFAESILPYGNTMSIYRTFLISLRQ
- a CDS encoding PilW family protein, giving the protein MGVTLIKKLKGFSLVELLVSMTILLIIMSFSLPVFISSGEKIKKTELSEMAKNIAFFTVEYIRSRNVNYQNNPGKGSIIDAKYGSTYGTSYTLGNDSYHYYPGLVDINGDPLVINVNPSLPYQTYNDKPQSFYSVLQGFVPFGASDANLDNGKDKTTNLIPLVKYSKNISKNLFKAKGTYIPKIYTNDVKKTNPNSPDYDPHYTNDASLMKSTMNYEGFRILTRIIARKRYTSDPEHVQFYDVLVRVFWVYGGKEYSYEVANQIMTWGD
- the ilvB gene encoding biosynthetic-type acetolactate synthase large subunit, with the translated sequence MLMTVAEAIIKYMQEEEGIEVIFGYPGGAVIGFYDALYNSSLKHVLVRHEQGAAHAADGYARSTGKVGVCVATSGPGATNLTTGIATAYMDSVPIVAITGQVKTSAIGKDSFQEVDTRGITMPITKHNYLITDPHEALRIVKEAFYIAKTGRKGPVLIDIPSDIFLSKIEYSVPSKVELLGYKPNYEPHPLQIKRAAQLIKESEKPIILAGGGVIASEASQELIKFAERINAPVVTTLMGKGAIPETHELSCGFIGMHGAAYANYAINDSDLIIAIGVRFSDRSTGKVETFAPNAKIIHIDIDPAEIGKNVQPYVPIVADAKRALEKLIEVVEPKTNPIWWEKIKDWKNKYPLRYRMSNEVIKPQYVIERIYELTKGEAIVVTEVGQNQMWAAQYYKVKRPRQFITSGGLGTMGFGFPAAIGAQIGNKDKVVIDIAGDGSIQMNIQELATAASEKLPVKIFILNNSCLGMVRQWQELFYERRYSCTLLDVAPDFEKLAEAYGAYGRRVEKIEELDEAIEWALNINDSPVIVDIKVNREENVFPMIPAGGSIDKMLID